A single genomic interval of uncultured Sphaerochaeta sp. harbors:
- a CDS encoding L-fucose isomerase, whose translation MANTNGMQSVGPEKRYASSLPKIGIRPVIDGRQRGVRESLEDQTMNMAKAAAKLISENLFHGTGEPVECVIADGTIGRVRESADCAEKFAKEGVAVTLTVTPCWCYGTETFDMDPMTVKGVWGFNGTERPGAVYLAAVLAAHTQKGLPAFGIYGRDVQDNDDTSIPEDVAEKLLRFARAGIAVATMRGKSYLSIGGMSMGIAGSIVDQDFLQSYLGMRSEVVDMCEIERRIAEEIYDPEEYKKAIAWVKENCIQAKDVANPPEYQRSEEQLAKDWEYCTKMTMIGRDLMVGNKKLEKLGFKEEALGHNAICAGFQGQRQWTDHWPNGDFMETMLTTSFDWNGIREPYIMATENDHLNGISMLFCKLLTNRAAIFSDVRTYWSPAAIERVSGWKPEGLAKEGFIHLINSGATTLDAAGQMKNEKGESEMKPYWEITEEDVKKTLENTRFSVANGGYFRGGGYSSTFLSEGGMPLTMVRINMVKGVGPVLQLAEGWTCEVPENVFDVINKRTDQTWPTTWFVPRTNGKEGPFKDVYSVMANWGANHGALSYGHFGADIISLCAMLRIPVCMHNVEEDKIFRPSAWSMLGMDKEGADYRACSTFGPLYGKY comes from the coding sequence ATGGCAAATACAAATGGAATGCAATCGGTTGGGCCTGAGAAGCGCTATGCTTCTTCCCTTCCCAAGATTGGAATTCGCCCGGTCATCGACGGCAGACAGCGAGGCGTTCGCGAGTCCTTGGAAGATCAGACCATGAACATGGCAAAGGCTGCAGCAAAGCTGATCAGCGAAAACCTGTTCCATGGAACCGGAGAGCCGGTTGAATGTGTTATTGCTGATGGAACCATCGGTCGTGTGAGAGAGAGTGCGGATTGTGCAGAGAAATTTGCCAAGGAAGGAGTAGCCGTCACCCTGACAGTAACTCCCTGCTGGTGTTATGGAACAGAGACCTTTGACATGGATCCCATGACCGTAAAGGGTGTATGGGGTTTCAATGGGACAGAACGCCCAGGTGCAGTATATCTTGCTGCAGTACTTGCCGCTCATACCCAGAAAGGTCTGCCTGCCTTTGGCATCTATGGTCGTGACGTACAAGACAACGATGATACCTCCATCCCTGAGGATGTAGCAGAAAAGCTCCTCCGCTTTGCACGTGCAGGTATTGCTGTAGCAACCATGAGAGGAAAGAGCTATCTCTCCATCGGTGGCATGTCCATGGGTATCGCTGGATCAATCGTCGACCAGGATTTCCTGCAGTCCTACCTGGGAATGCGCAGTGAAGTGGTCGATATGTGCGAGATTGAACGCCGTATCGCTGAAGAGATCTATGATCCTGAAGAATATAAAAAGGCTATTGCATGGGTAAAGGAAAACTGCATCCAGGCTAAAGATGTTGCCAACCCTCCTGAGTACCAGAGAAGTGAGGAGCAGCTTGCCAAGGATTGGGAGTACTGCACCAAGATGACCATGATCGGTCGTGACCTCATGGTTGGCAACAAGAAGCTCGAGAAGCTCGGTTTCAAGGAAGAAGCACTTGGGCATAACGCAATCTGTGCAGGATTCCAGGGCCAGAGACAGTGGACCGACCATTGGCCGAATGGTGACTTCATGGAAACCATGCTTACCACCAGTTTTGATTGGAACGGCATCCGTGAACCGTATATCATGGCAACAGAGAATGACCATCTGAACGGTATCAGCATGCTCTTCTGTAAGTTGCTCACCAACCGTGCTGCAATCTTCAGCGATGTGAGAACCTACTGGAGCCCTGCAGCTATTGAGAGAGTTTCTGGTTGGAAGCCAGAGGGCCTGGCTAAGGAAGGATTCATTCACTTGATCAACAGTGGTGCTACCACGCTTGATGCTGCTGGTCAAATGAAGAACGAGAAAGGCGAAAGCGAGATGAAGCCTTATTGGGAGATTACCGAGGAAGATGTAAAGAAAACCCTCGAGAATACCCGTTTCAGCGTTGCCAACGGTGGTTACTTCCGCGGTGGTGGTTATAGCTCAACCTTCCTCAGTGAAGGCGGTATGCCACTAACCATGGTCAGGATCAATATGGTCAAGGGCGTAGGCCCTGTCCTACAGCTTGCTGAGGGATGGACCTGTGAAGTACCGGAGAATGTCTTCGACGTTATCAACAAACGCACCGACCAGACCTGGCCGACCACTTGGTTCGTACCCAGAACCAATGGCAAGGAAGGTCCCTTCAAGGACGTTTACTCGGTCATGGCAAACTGGGGAGCAAACCACGGAGCACTGAGTTATGGGCACTTTGGTGCTGATATCATCTCACTCTGTGCAATGCTGCGCATCCCGGTATGCATGCATAATGTTGAGGAAGATAAGATCTTCCGTCCCAGTGCATGGTCAATGCTTGGCATGGACAAGGAAGGAGCTGACTATCGCGCCTGCTCCACCTTTGGACCACTGTACGGCAAGTACTAA